The nucleotide sequence ctttcttcaGTGGCTCAGTAGACAGCGCATTGTTTTACACGCCGAACCACCTCTGGCCAATTCGAAGGACGACCTTTCTCCCGAACCTCGCGCAGCATGAGAATTCGTTTCCCTCGATATCTTCAAGGAAGTTCGAGAAAGACGCACACTCCCGCTGACGGGACACAGGTCGTTGGGGCTCTGTGACTCAGATGCTGGGAGCCCCTgacagcggcgatgcagctCTCCTCTCTATCTCCGGCGACACAGATACTTCTGGATCCAGCAGTGGTACTTGACCAGTTCATTCTCAAGAAATGAAGTACTGCATGCGCCGTAGCTGATTCCCAGAGTGTCGAGGACACCGGTGCTGCTTTCTCTTCGACTATAGTCAGAGACGGTGCCCTGCCGCGGCGCGAGTCGTCACGGCTCGCGGACACGGACTTCTTCTTCCAACTGACCGAGGCCCTAGACATACTTGCTGATGAGCTCCATATCGATGTTGCCCACGGTGGTGCACCGCCGTTTTTGACAGCGGAGCCACCAAAGAAAGCGACGAGTTGCGCACTCAGCCTCGACAAGCGGGACCCGCATGGGATGGACGGGCTGACGGGAGTACAATTGAAGTTTGCTCAAAAGGCGTACCAGCTGTTTGGCGTGAGAGATTACCCAGCCGACTTGGCCGCTTTCCTTCGTGTTTTCTCGGCGTGCCTGGCGCACAAGCTGGCGTCCGCTCTGCTCAACagggtggcggtgtgccATTTCGTGATGAAGCAGTGGAACGCGTGCGAGGCGTGCACTCGACGTGCGCTCTCTGTTCATGCGACAGGGCGCTACCCAAGTGCACGACGACGGGTGCGCGTGTTCATCTCACAGGAGCGCCTCCGAGGGCCGCAGCAGGCAATCAGCACATATCGTGATGCCATCGATGGGGCTGCCGAAGTGGCTGCTGTGAAAGCGTATGCGAACTACACCAGCTTCTATGCTGCCCATCAGTACGGCACAGCTCTTAAGAGTCTGGAGGTAGTGTTGTGACGGTGCCCCTGCGGCACACTGGAGGCGACAAAggcgcgcctcctctccctctttctctcgacAACGTGGGACAGGGAGTGAGGTACGCTGCGCGGCATTCCCGAGCTTATGTGACGTCCACGGAGCTGCACTTCTGTTTGTGGTCTCTCATCTTCCACTCCATCACTTCTGTTGCTGGACTCACTGCCCTTCTCGCCGATACGCGGGCCATCTCACTGGGCAGGTTGGAGCTACGCTTTCGCCACCTGCACACGCTTATCGCATGTTGCAAGGAGTCCTGCGCCAAGCTGCACGGCCTGATGGCTGCGCGAAAGTGGCACGAGGCAGGAATCTTTACCGTGCAATTCCTCGCGGGAACCTCTTCTCCCAGATGGCCTGAAGTGTGTCGTCTACTAcgagcgtgcgtgcgtcctTGCGTAGCAGAGAAGCTGGTACGCTACCCTCGACGATGCCCATCGAGCATTGTCTTACAGCGAGGCGACGGTGCTTGGTGTGAACATGCTACTCCTCGCCGCCCGCTGTGGGGAGGCATTTGGCCGCTTGAGAGATGCCATCTACCATGTTGAAGAGAGCCTTCGCCTTGTTTTCAGTGCTGCGGCCGTGGCGCAACTGCGTTTACTAAAGGCGCGCTTGGCACATTAGCGGGCGTCAACTGCCGATGCCAGACCGGTGCCGCGCATGAAGTCTAAGAAGGCATCGAGGCAAAAGACGCGGGCCAACACGTCTTCCCCGGTGTCTCGCGCATTACTCGATGCGCATTACGAAACACTCTCTTCTCCACAACGCCAGTGCCGAGGAGATGAAGAGGTCGTGCCGGGCTTTGGCGATCAAGTGACACCCTGACCGATGGAGCAGCGCGGCCGATGAGTCCATACACACCGCAGAATTGACGTTCAAGACCATTCAGCACGCCTGCGAAGAGATCATGAAGAGCGTCTCCTAATGGTATCTCAAGGCTGCCACCGCTTCCCTCCCCTAACAAACACCACGATCATCCTTGCGTCTATGCTGACCCACCGTAGACCTACCGCTCAGGAAGTAGAGAACACTACAGCGCATGGGAAGTGCCGTTAATCTACGCAGgactcctctctccctccgctACTGCACACGCTCCTCGCGCATCCCCAGTCACTGGTTATGGGGGCTCGATCGGTACCGTGTGGGATTTCCAACcggccacccccctcccaagGATGCATGTGTTGAATAGGCTGCTTGTTCCAACTAAATGGACCCTTCAAACGCTTTCATCTCTACTCTCTCATGGCTGTTGCGACGTGCTATTCTCTTGTTGCGTGACACACCAGGGTAGCTGTGACCGTGCACATACGTCAGCGACAACATCCCCCACAGCGCtgctctcccttcttcaGTGCGTTTCGATTGCGCGCAACTTCCCCAGCTCACCTTTACGCACTACCGCACgttacagagagagagagagcaacaccTACTTCTCTTTTGCCTATCGTGTTGCTTCTATAAGGGACAAGAACGCTTCCCTTTTCTCATTTGCCCACCGTGCTACCTTATCCGTCACGCATCGCTGTTCCACTACGTACTGTAACGCTTCTGTCTGCGCGGCGCCTCGATCGCTCTGTCGTTATTCGAGACGCTATGCAGCTTGGGCGCCTGGACACTTCCTCGCTGCTTTCTCCACTTGGCTGCTCACGTGGCTGTGTATCATACCACACCAGCATACATTGACATACGCCACAACACGTATACGCTTCTTTTTGGCCTGGACGGGACTGCACCGCGTCCTGATCCACCAAGGCAACTACCGTCTTGCTttctatatatatatatatatatatatatatatatatatatatataacaATATACTATTACGAGTCGTACGGTGCGTTCACTGCACTTGTACATcatttcttcttctcccagTTATTCACCCCGCGTATTTAGAACTTTATAAGCCTTGCTTAGACCTGAAgcgctctccccccacccctttgCTTTTCCCCCTGACCCTCGTCTTTTGCCGTGCTGTCTCTTCGTTCGTTTTCGTACTACGTCGCCTTTCTGCCCGCGACCACTCGCCGAAGCGCCAGCGTGGgcctcactctttctctcttcgccatcttgcagccctctctcctccggACGCCATTAGGTATCtactcgcacacgcaccggTGATTGGCTTCTCTAATGGGTCTCTTGACAACTGGTGGCATCCCGATGCGGTGGGGCACAGATGCAAACAACAAGGCTATTCCGCACGTAAGTGCCCACGGCATTCAGCAGTTCCTCAACCTCTTCCACAGCAAAAAGGAGCTGCGTGGCATGCCATTTTTGTGGGGTGAGGAGCTGGAGCATCAGCTGATCCATATCCAAGACAACACAATCACCCTTAGCGTTGAGGGTGCGCCGGTGATGGAGCGGTTGAAGGCACGCTCTGACAACTGCGCCATATGGAACCCCGAGTATGGCAGCTTCATGGTCGAGAGCACACCAAATCAGCCATACAATCTGTCGGTGGAGAGCCTCAACTCCGTGAAGGATAGCATTACGTGGCGGTACAACATGCTCAACAAGGAGGCGCCTCCCGGGGTGGTCGGCACCACCTTTGTGACATTTCCACTGATGGGCCAGGGGAACTTTGTCAACTGCGTTGATAAGAGCTCTCCGTACTCGCAGTCGCTTTTTGTTCCTGACGCGTGCATCAACCAGACGCATCCGCGATTCGCGAACTTGACAATGAACATTCGactgcgccgcggccgaAAGGTTTGCATCCTGGTGCCGCTGTACGTGGACACACGTACGATGGAGACGACGGTGGACCCCCGGCTGAACATTGATCTGAGTCCGTGCAACAACGACATATATTGCCCCGCGATTACAACCGAAAGGAATAAGTCAAGCGAGCTTTATGCAGAGACGAGCTCGCCCAACGCCGCGCTAGCGCCCACCTGCACTGCCGATCCGAGCGAGGAGGGCTGCCTAGCCACCGAGACAATGAAGCACCTTTTCACACCTGCGACGCTGAAGTACTACGCCCAATACTTCaaagggcagcagcgcgcagatgtgcagcagcgttgcAACGCGTCCCTCTACCGCGTGCCTTCGGTCAGCCACCCGTGTATCTACATGGACTGCATGGCCTTTGGGATGGGTGCCAGCGCTCTGCAAGTGACGATGCAGCTGGACAACATAAACGAGGCTCGCTACGTGTACGACCAGCTCGCCATCTTGTGCCCAGTGTTTCTGGCTCTCACTTCGGCCACGCCGTTTCAGAAGGGTCTTCTCTGCGACACAGATGTGCGGTGGCTGACTAtcgccggcgccgtcgaCGACCGCCGCATAGATGAGGTGCCTCACATTCTCAAGTCCCGCTACGACTCTATCTCCATCTTCATCAGCGACACAGTCGAAAACCTTGAGGACTTCAACGACGCACCTGTACAGATCAACCACTCGTACTgtgagctgctggagaaggctggTGTGGACACGCGGTTGGCGAGACACATTGCACATTTGTTCATTCGTGATCCGCTCGTGATGTATGATCAGATGATCGACATCGATGACGCAACACACATGGACCACTTCGAGAATATCCAGTCCACTAACTGGCAGTCGGTCCGCTTCAAGCCTCCACCGATGGACAGCGACATTGGCTGGCGCGTGGAGTTCCGTGTGATGGAGGTTCAGCCAACGCCGTTCGAGAACGCTGCCTTCGCTGTCTTTATTCCGCTTCTAACCAAGGCCATCATCAACTATAAGATCTGCTTCTACACGAAGATTTCTGTCGTTGACGAAAACATGGGTCGCGCACACCACATCAACCCATGTGGGGAGAAGTACGTTATGCGCAAGGACATTTTCTCCAACAAGTGCACCGCAAACGAGGCTGAGACGGCGGAGATGACCATTGACGAAATCTTCAACGGCAAGGAGGGTGGCTTCTATGGACTTATACCGCTCGTGTGCCGCTACCTCGACAGCGAGTGGAAGCGCAGCCCTGTGGTAAATTCCTACTTGAGGTTCCTGTCCATGCGCGCCTCTGGCTGTATtcccacagcagcgcagtaCATGCGCAAGTTTGTCACGACACACCCAGACTACAAGCGTGACTCTCGCCTCAGTGGCATCATCGCACGCGACCTAGTGCAGCGTATACACGGCCTGGCCACGAATCAGATCCACGACCCGGCGTACCTTCCTATGAGCACCTTCGAGGCTGAGAAACAGGAGAGCAGCGCATAAcgtcttttttctcctttccgcgAACCGCAAAGCAACAGTGCTCAAAGCTAGCTCTGCGTGCAGTCGCGTGCCTCTGCGCTCATGCCGACCGCACACTGGGTTGCACTCTGAAGAAATGTACACTCTGCCACCAAACATCAGACATTCGAAGCAAGAGCATAGAGTTTGTCTCATTTTTTTCGTTCCTTGCTTTGCCCGCTGGATGTGCCCGCTTCGGTGCAGCACCGTTGGCGCGGCTTCCACAGTTTTCTCCTTTC is from Leishmania braziliensis MHOM/BR/75/M2904 complete genome, chromosome 18 and encodes:
- a CDS encoding putative chaperone protein DNAj — translated: MDGLTGVQLKFAQKAYQLFGVRDYPADLAAFLRVFSACLAHKLASALLNRVAVCHFVMKQWNACEACTRRALSVHATGRYPSARRRVRVFISQERLRGPQQAISTYRDAIDGAAEVAAVKAYANYTSFYAAHQYGTALKSLEVVL
- the GSH1 gene encoding putative gamma-glutamylcysteine synthetase; the encoded protein is MGLLTTGGIPMRWGTDANNKAIPHVSAHGIQQFLNLFHSKKELRGMPFLWGEELEHQLIHIQDNTITLSVEGAPVMERLKARSDNCAIWNPEYGSFMVESTPNQPYNLSVESLNSVKDSITWRYNMLNKEAPPGVVGTTFVTFPLMGQGNFVNCVDKSSPYSQSLFVPDACINQTHPRFANLTMNIRLRRGRKVCILVPLYVDTRTMETTVDPRLNIDLSPCNNDIYCPAITTERNKSSELYAETSSPNAALAPTCTADPSEEGCLATETMKHLFTPATLKYYAQYFKGQQRADVQQRCNASLYRVPSVSHPCIYMDCMAFGMGASALQVTMQLDNINEARYVYDQLAILCPVFLALTSATPFQKGLLCDTDVRWLTIAGAVDDRRIDEVPHILKSRYDSISIFISDTVENLEDFNDAPVQINHSYCELLEKAGVDTRLARHIAHLFIRDPLVMYDQMIDIDDATHMDHFENIQSTNWQSVRFKPPPMDSDIGWRVEFRVMEVQPTPFENAAFAVFIPLLTKAIINYKICFYTKISVVDENMGRAHHINPCGEKYVMRKDIFSNKCTANEAETAEMTIDEIFNGKEGGFYGLIPLVCRYLDSEWKRSPVVNSYLRFLSMRASGCIPTAAQYMRKFVTTHPDYKRDSRLSGIIARDLVQRIHGLATNQIHDPAYLPMSTFEAEKQESSA